The Tautonia plasticadhaerens nucleotide sequence GGTCGAGTGACCGGTCGACCGCCCCGAGCACCCGAGGAGGGCCCTCGATGTCGAAGGACGGTCGCCCGTCGCCGCTGACCCTGGTCGCCCCCGGCCTGCTCGTGGCCGCCACGGGGGTGGGGGCGGGCGACCTGCTGACGGCCAGCTACGCCGGATCCAGGGCGGGCATGGCCCTGGTCTGGGCGGTGGTCATCGGCTGCCTCTTCAAGTGGGCCCTGACCGAGGGGCTCGCCCGATGGCAGATGGCCACCGGCACCACCCTGCTGGAAGGGTGGGCCACCCGGCTGGGGGGCTGGATCCGCTGGGCCTTCCTGGCTTACCTGCTGCTCTGGTCGCTCGTCACCGGGGGCTCGCTCTCGAAGGCCTGCGGCGTGGCGGGGGACGGCTTGCTGCCGCTGGGGGACCGGGGGCAGTCCCAGGCGATCTGGACCGTCGTCCATTCGCTGCTCGGCCTCGGGCTGGTCTGGGTCGGCGGCTTCAAGACGTTCGAGCGGGTGATGGCCGCCCTGGTCGCCTCGATGTTCGTCTGCGTGATCGCGGCGGCGGCGATGCTCGGCCCCGACTGGGGGGCGATCGCCCGGGGCCTCACCCGGCCGACCATCCGGGCCGGCGACCTGCCCTACGCGATCGGCCTGCTCGGCGGCGTCGGCGGCACCGTGACCCTGCTCTCCTACGGTTACTGGATCCGGGAGACCGGCCGGTCGGGCGAGGCCGGGGCGAGGCTCTGCAAGATCGACCTGGCCGTCGCCTACGCGGCGACCGGGCTCTTCGGGGTCGCCATGCTCGTCATCAGCTCCCGGATCACCGTCGACCGCTCCGGCGCCGACGTGGCCCTCCAGCTGGCCGACCAGCTCCGGGAGGCCGCCGGGCCCGCCGCCCGGTGGATTTTCCTCGTCGGCTTCTGGGGGGCGGTCTTCTCCAGCCTGCTGGGCGTGTGGCAGAGCGCCCCGTACCTCTTCGCCGACTTCCGGAGGCTCAGCAAGGGCCGATCCGACGCCATCGCCGAGGTCGACCTCGACCGCACCGCCTCCTACCGGGCCTACCTCGTCGGGATCGCCGTGGTGCCCCTGCTGCTCATCAACCTGCCGGTCCGGTTCGTGCAGCTCTCGCACGCGGTGATGGGGGCGCTGTTCATGCCGCTGCTGGCCGTGACCCTGCTCCTGATGAACAACCGGGCCGACTGGGTCGGCCCCTCGTTCCGCAACGGCCGGGCCTCGAACGTGCTGCTGGCGTTGACGCTGCTGACCTTCGCCGGGATCGGCGTGATGGAACTCGTCGAGCGGTTCGGCGGCCCCGGCGCCTCGTGAATCGGCCCGGGCCGCCCGCCCGTCGAGACCCCACGACGCCGACGAACGTCGGGCCGCCGGGGCCGGGCCGGGTCAGATGATCCCGTGGAGCGGGCCCCCGGGGGCGCCGAGGGCATCGACCCGGCGATCGACCTCGGGGTCGTCCTCCAGCGGGGGGGCGTGGTGGGGCTTGATCCGGGCGTCGACGACCAGCGACCCCTTGCATCCCCAGTGTTTCTGGTGCGTGAAGGCGCCGATCCCGGCCAGATCGGCCGCCGGGTTCGACCGGGTGAAGGTGACCCACAGGAAGTTCCTGATCGACCGGGTGGCGAAGTCGCTGTCGTCGACCAGCACGACCATCGGGAAGGCGTTGATCGGGTCCCCCGGCTCGAAGGACCAGCAGAAGCCGGCGAGCCCCTGGTCCTCTCCCTTGCGGTCGGGCGAGAACGGCGGGGCCTGGACCGCCAGCACGCCCGGCAACGCCACCCTCGGATCGGAGAAGCCGTCCGGCAGGTTGAGCCCCTCGGGGACCTCCGTCGGCAGCTCCCTCCGCCTCGGCCCGGCGCAGGCGATCACCACCTTCGACCCCTGGTTGAACCCGTGGCCGGAGTAGTCCAGGGTGTCGATCGTCGTCCGTGTCTGGAAGTGGAGGTCGTCCTCCCAGTCGGCCCGCTCCAGCAGGTGCCGGAGGAAGGCGGAGGTGTCGTGGAGGTCCAGGCCCGGGTCATCCTCCTGGGCGACGATCAGCAGATACTTCGCCAGCGACATCTGCCCCTGGCCGAGGATCGCGTTGGCCTGGGTCAGGATCTCCTGGGGCCGGCGTACGCTCGCGTAAGGGACGTAACGCTCGCTGCCGATCGCGAGCAAGAGCGGATGGACCCCGGCCTCGTCGACCGCGTGGACCGCCTTCACCCCCGGCAGGACCGTCGGCACGAGCGGGCCGGTCAGGTCGTGGATCAGCTGGCCGAACGAGGTGTCCTCCTGCGGGGGCCTCCCCACGGAGGTGAACGGCCAGATCGCCCCGGGGCGGTGGTAGACCCGGTCGACCCGGAGGAACGGGAAGTCGTGGACCATCGCGTAGTAGCCGAGGTGGTCGCCGAAGGGCCCCTCGGGCCTAGTCACGCGATCGGGGTCGATGGTGCCGCAGATCACGAAGTCGGCCTCGGCGGGCATGGGCAGGGTCCAGTCGGGGGGGTGGACCATCCGGACGGCCCGGCCGCCGAGGGCGCCGGCGAAGCTCAGCTCCGGCAGCCCCTCGGGCAGCGGCATGACGGCGGCCACGGTCATCGCCGGGGGCCCGCCGACGAAGACGTTCACCCGGAGCGGCTCCCCCCTGCGGATCGCCGACGAGTGGTGCACGCCGATCCCCCGGTGGATCTGGTAGTGCAGGCCGACCTCCCGGTCCGGCTCGTACGCGTTCCCGGAGAGCTGGACCCGGTACATCCCCAGGTTCGACTTCGCCAGCCCCGGCCGGTCGGGGTCTTCGGTGTAGACCTGCGGCAGGGTGACGAACGCCCCGCCGTCCCCCGGCCAGCTGACGATCTGGGGGAGCTTCGAGACGGTCGTCCGGTGCCCCAGGATCGGCCCCGACCGCACCCGCCGGGGCAGCAGGTTCAGGCCCGTCCCGGGCACGTCGAGGTACCGCCAGGGGCGCTTGAAGCCAATCGGCGGGCTGACCTTCAGCTCGACCAGGTGCCGGACGGCCTCCAGGGTGTCCCGGAACAGCCATCGGGTCCGCTCGATCGTGCCGAAGAGGTTCCCCAGGACGGGGAAGGCGCAGCCCCTGACCCGCCGGAACAGCAGGGCCGGGCCCTGGGCCTCGTAGACCCGGCGCTGGACGGCCGCGACCTCCAGCCGGGGGTCGACCTCGGCGTCGATCTCGAGGAGCTGGTCGGTCTTGCGGAGGTCGGCGACGCAGTCGGCGAGCGATCGGTATCCCACGGGGGTCCCTCGGGTCTTCGGGGCGGGCGTGGCGAGTCGGATCGGATCGGGGCGGGATGGCGGCGGACCGATCAGGCCTGGGGCGGGAACTCGTCCGGGTCGTGGTAGCCGAACAGGGAGATCTCGTCCCGGTGGTCCCGGAGCAGCCGACGGACCTCCTCCAGGCTGGCCCGTCGTCGGGCGTCGTCGTCGGCCCGCATCGCGGCGAGCCGGGAGACGGGGTGGTCGTCCCGCTCGGTCTCGACCCGGAGGTAGTAGGCGTCGCCGACGTGCAGGGTCCAGCCCTCCCCCTCCCGGCCGATCGCCACGCCGCAATGGCCCCTCGTGTGGCCGAACAGGGGGATCAGCAGGACCTCGGAGGCGAACCCGAGCGGCACGGGCCGGGCCTCCAGGCCGAACCAGCGTCGGGACGAGGGGAGGATCGGCTCCCACCTCGGCCCGTGGTCGAAGTGGGTCGGCACGTAGCGCGGGTTCCCCGAGTCGAGGGCCGCCCGCTCCTCCACCGACAGGAAGACGGAGGCGTCGGGGAAGTCGGCCAGCCCCCCGGTGTGGTCGGGGTCGGCGTGGGTCAACACGACGTGGGCCACCGCCGCGGGGGCCAGGCCGAGCCGCTCGACCCGACGGACGGCCGTCTCGGCCTCGTCGAACCGGAAGCCGACGGCCTCGACCAGCCCCCGGCCCAGCCGAGCGTCCGGACTCCGGACGTCCTCCAGCCCGATCCCGGCGTCGACCAGGGCGAGCCCCCGGTCGTCCTCCAGGAGCAGGCAGTGGCAGATCGCCTTCGCCCCCCCCGGGGCCTCGATCGTTCCGCAGCGCAGGTGGTGGACGTCGGTCATCGGCTCGATCCGCCTCGGGTCCTTCGGGGAGGTCGACCGGTCCTCGACCGGCACTCCCCCCAGAACAGGGTAGCCACCTCTCCCGACTCCGCCAGGGCCCCGCGTCCCGAGACGCCCCGACGGGTCGCCGCCCGCCCCGGGGCCTCGCCGCGACCCCCTCGCCGCCGACCGGCACGGTGCATCGCGTCGGAGAATCCGGGAAAATCGGGAAGGCCGGCGGGTCGGCCGGGCATTTTCCCCCGGACTCGCCGGACAGGGAGGGACGGGAGACGCGATGGGAAGCCGATCGACCGGTGCGACGCTCCGACACCTTCGCTCGATCTTCGAGGGCGGCTCCCTCGCCGGGCTGGCCGACGGGGAGCTGATCGACCGGTTCCTCGACGGCGACCGCCCCCGGGCCGATGCCGCCTTCTCGGCCCTGGTCGATCGGCACGGGCCGATGGTCCACCGGGTCTGCCGGGGGGTGCTGGGCCGGTCGAACGAGGCCGACGCCGACGACGCCTTCCAGGCCGTCTTCCTCGTGCTGGCCCGACGGGCCGGGTCGCTCCGGGGCCGGGACTCGATCGCCCCCTGGCTCTTCGGCGTGGCCCGACGGGTCTCCAGGAAGGCCCGGGTGGCCGCCTCCCGGCGGTCGAGGCACGAGCGGATCGCCGCCGGGCGCCGGACCCCCGCCGTCCCCGACGAGGCCGACCGCCGGGACGATTGGTCGGCCCTCTACGACGAGATCGACCGCCTCCCCCCCGCCTTCCGGGCCCCGGTCGTCCTCTGCGGGCTGGAAGGCCGATCGGCCGCCGAGGCCGCCTCGGCGCTCGGCGTGGCCGAGGGGACGATCCACAGCCGACTCTCCCGGGCCCGGGACCGCCTCCGCCGCCGACTCTCACGCCAGGGGGTGGCCCTCGGCCTCCCCCCCCTGCCCTTCGCCCCCCGGGCCGCCTCGTCCGGCCCCCCCGAAGCGCTGATCGACGCCACCATCCGCCTGGCCTGGGGCCTCGCCGCCGGCCGGGTGGCGACCGGGGAGGTCCCGGCCGCGGTGGCGATCCTGGCCGCGTCCCTGTCACGGAGGACCCTTCTCATGAAAGCAGGACTCTCGATCTCCCTGGTCGCCCTCGCCCTCGGCCCGGCCTCGGCCGGGCTCGGGATCGGCTCGCTCCCCGACGAGCCCCCGCCCCCGACCGCCGGGGAGGCGACCCCCTCGACCGTCGACGTGCCCGACGACGGGGAGCCGCTGCACGTCCTCGTCGTCGAGCAGGACGGCACCCCCGCGCCGGGCGTCCCGGTCCGGGTCGAGAACTTCGTGTTCCGGGGGACATTCGTCACCGACGACGACGGCCGGGCCGTCGTGCCGGGCCGCGCCCGGGGGATGAGCCTGATCGCCGTCCGGGGGGCGAGCCCGCAGGTCGGAGGCAACGAGGCCGGCCCAGGGGATCGTCCCCGGGCCATCGGCTACTGGACGAATCACGGGCGATCGGGGACCGAGGACGATCCCGCCACGATCACCCTGCAACCCCTGACTCGGCCCGTGACCGTTCAGGTCCTCGACGAGTCGGGTCGGCCGGTCGAGGGGGCCCGCGTCTTCGTCGACGAACTGATGGACAGGGGACCATTCGGGATCGGGATCCGACGACTGGAGGGCATTGCCACCCTGGACCGGGACGGTTCGATCGGACTGTTCGGCGAGCTGACGACCGGCCGGGACGGCTCGATCTCCATCCCCCTGCCGGACAAGACCTGGGCGTTCCTGTCCGCCGAGTCGAGGCACCGCTCGGGACTGGCGGTGAACGTCGCCGCGAGGGCCGAGTCGCCCCCCCCGATCATCCTCCGCCCGGCCGGTGGCATCGCCGGCCTCGTGACGGACTCGCACTCGGGCGAACCGGCCGAGGGGATTCAGGTGGTGGCGACCATGCCGAATGCCCCGGTCGACTTCTCCGTCTCCCTCCCGTACGAGGCCCGGACCGGCCCCGACGGCCGCTACCTGATCCCCGGCGCGAGTCCCGGGGTCTATGTCGTCCGGATCCTCCAGGGTCCCGAGGCCGATCGACTCGCCCGGGACGTGGTCGGCGTCCGGGTCGAGGTCGGGCGGGACTCCCTGGCCGACCTCCGGCTCGATCCCTCCCGAAGGCTCTCGGGCGCCGTCTACTCGGTCGACGACGGCCGCCCCCTCCCCGGCGTCGGGATCAACCTCGTCAACGCGGAAGGAGCCGGCCATCACTGGGGAAACCGCTTCGTCGAGTCCGACGCCTACGGCCGATTCTCGATCTCGATGCTGCCCGGCGAGTACCGCCTGCTCCCCTTGACGACTGAATACGCCTTCGTCGCCGACCCCCGACCGATCATCGTCCCGGAGGATCGCGACCCTGCTCCCATCCGACTGGCCTGCTCGCCTCGCCCCGAGCCTCGCTCGGTCGTGCTCCCCGCCAGGCGGGGCCTGCCGAGCGCGGGCGAACTCGGGCAGTTCGCCGTCAACCTCATCGGCCAGCTCGGCCTGGTCTACTGGGGGGAGGGCCAGGGACATCGGGTCGTCCGAGGTCGGGTCGTCGACGAGCAGGGGATGCCGGTCGCCGGGGTCCATATCTGGAACATCCGGGACGAGGATCGGGATGCCAGTGGCATCGTCCGGGCGATTGCCGTGGACGGCAAGTCGGCCACGACGGACCGCGAGGGGGTCTTCGTCCTTGGCAACCAGCATGAGGGGGAGCTGACCCTCGGCCTCTGGAAGTTGCCGAGCGACCTTCGGGAGGAGGTCGTGGGCTCCGGCCGGGACGAGGTCGAGTTCACCCTACCGATCCGGCGCTGATCGAGGCCGATCGCCGCGAGCCCGAGGAGCCCGAAGCCCCATCGGGAGTCGGGCGGCATCCCGGGGTCCTCGATCGAACGACGCGGTCCGACTCGTCCGGGAGCCCCCTCACCCGGGCTCCGCCCGCCCGCTCCCCCGAAGACGGGGGCGAGGGACCGGATCCGACTCCCTCTCCCCGCTCGCGGGGAGAGGGCCGGGGTGAGGGGTCGGTGCGTCGGACACAGGGCCTGGCGCCTCATCCGAGCCCCCTCACCCGGGCTGCGCCCACCCTCACCCCCGAGGACGGGGACGAGGGTCGATGACCCGGCCGATCGTGTGCCGAGTGCCGGGGTCCGCCGGCGCACCC carries:
- a CDS encoding Nramp family divalent metal transporter, producing the protein MSKDGRPSPLTLVAPGLLVAATGVGAGDLLTASYAGSRAGMALVWAVVIGCLFKWALTEGLARWQMATGTTLLEGWATRLGGWIRWAFLAYLLLWSLVTGGSLSKACGVAGDGLLPLGDRGQSQAIWTVVHSLLGLGLVWVGGFKTFERVMAALVASMFVCVIAAAAMLGPDWGAIARGLTRPTIRAGDLPYAIGLLGGVGGTVTLLSYGYWIRETGRSGEAGARLCKIDLAVAYAATGLFGVAMLVISSRITVDRSGADVALQLADQLREAAGPAARWIFLVGFWGAVFSSLLGVWQSAPYLFADFRRLSKGRSDAIAEVDLDRTASYRAYLVGIAVVPLLLINLPVRFVQLSHAVMGALFMPLLAVTLLLMNNRADWVGPSFRNGRASNVLLALTLLTFAGIGVMELVERFGGPGAS
- a CDS encoding UbiD family decarboxylase is translated as MGYRSLADCVADLRKTDQLLEIDAEVDPRLEVAAVQRRVYEAQGPALLFRRVRGCAFPVLGNLFGTIERTRWLFRDTLEAVRHLVELKVSPPIGFKRPWRYLDVPGTGLNLLPRRVRSGPILGHRTTVSKLPQIVSWPGDGGAFVTLPQVYTEDPDRPGLAKSNLGMYRVQLSGNAYEPDREVGLHYQIHRGIGVHHSSAIRRGEPLRVNVFVGGPPAMTVAAVMPLPEGLPELSFAGALGGRAVRMVHPPDWTLPMPAEADFVICGTIDPDRVTRPEGPFGDHLGYYAMVHDFPFLRVDRVYHRPGAIWPFTSVGRPPQEDTSFGQLIHDLTGPLVPTVLPGVKAVHAVDEAGVHPLLLAIGSERYVPYASVRRPQEILTQANAILGQGQMSLAKYLLIVAQEDDPGLDLHDTSAFLRHLLERADWEDDLHFQTRTTIDTLDYSGHGFNQGSKVVIACAGPRRRELPTEVPEGLNLPDGFSDPRVALPGVLAVQAPPFSPDRKGEDQGLAGFCWSFEPGDPINAFPMVVLVDDSDFATRSIRNFLWVTFTRSNPAADLAGIGAFTHQKHWGCKGSLVVDARIKPHHAPPLEDDPEVDRRVDALGAPGGPLHGII
- a CDS encoding MBL fold metallo-hydrolase, encoding MTDVHHLRCGTIEAPGGAKAICHCLLLEDDRGLALVDAGIGLEDVRSPDARLGRGLVEAVGFRFDEAETAVRRVERLGLAPAAVAHVVLTHADPDHTGGLADFPDASVFLSVEERAALDSGNPRYVPTHFDHGPRWEPILPSSRRWFGLEARPVPLGFASEVLLIPLFGHTRGHCGVAIGREGEGWTLHVGDAYYLRVETERDDHPVSRLAAMRADDDARRRASLEEVRRLLRDHRDEISLFGYHDPDEFPPQA
- a CDS encoding sigma-70 family RNA polymerase sigma factor → MGSRSTGATLRHLRSIFEGGSLAGLADGELIDRFLDGDRPRADAAFSALVDRHGPMVHRVCRGVLGRSNEADADDAFQAVFLVLARRAGSLRGRDSIAPWLFGVARRVSRKARVAASRRSRHERIAAGRRTPAVPDEADRRDDWSALYDEIDRLPPAFRAPVVLCGLEGRSAAEAASALGVAEGTIHSRLSRARDRLRRRLSRQGVALGLPPLPFAPRAASSGPPEALIDATIRLAWGLAAGRVATGEVPAAVAILAASLSRRTLLMKAGLSISLVALALGPASAGLGIGSLPDEPPPPTAGEATPSTVDVPDDGEPLHVLVVEQDGTPAPGVPVRVENFVFRGTFVTDDDGRAVVPGRARGMSLIAVRGASPQVGGNEAGPGDRPRAIGYWTNHGRSGTEDDPATITLQPLTRPVTVQVLDESGRPVEGARVFVDELMDRGPFGIGIRRLEGIATLDRDGSIGLFGELTTGRDGSISIPLPDKTWAFLSAESRHRSGLAVNVAARAESPPPIILRPAGGIAGLVTDSHSGEPAEGIQVVATMPNAPVDFSVSLPYEARTGPDGRYLIPGASPGVYVVRILQGPEADRLARDVVGVRVEVGRDSLADLRLDPSRRLSGAVYSVDDGRPLPGVGINLVNAEGAGHHWGNRFVESDAYGRFSISMLPGEYRLLPLTTEYAFVADPRPIIVPEDRDPAPIRLACSPRPEPRSVVLPARRGLPSAGELGQFAVNLIGQLGLVYWGEGQGHRVVRGRVVDEQGMPVAGVHIWNIRDEDRDASGIVRAIAVDGKSATTDREGVFVLGNQHEGELTLGLWKLPSDLREEVVGSGRDEVEFTLPIRR